From Coffea arabica cultivar ET-39 chromosome 2e, Coffea Arabica ET-39 HiFi, whole genome shotgun sequence, the proteins below share one genomic window:
- the LOC113732623 gene encoding G-type lectin S-receptor-like serine/threonine-protein kinase At4g27290, which produces MQMESISNSMFSYVLISFLMIRSCNGTDRISQNQTMADGETLVSSGGTFVLGFFKPPGSTNRYLGVWYKRSPETIVWVANKVSPLTDSDGVLTIHSDGNLVLLNGTKRIIWSSNSSSADAQMNLVAELLDSGNLVLKRQDDLKAESYVWQSFDFLTDTLLPGMRKGINLRTGKTWYLTSWRNQSDASPGEFTYKLDNVGLPQFVLRKGSEKKFRTGPWNGERFSGSDVRSSSFIAPIFVYNDTEIYYTYEMTDSSVLSRVTLNESGMIQAYMMNKGSSDWILMYKLPYDMCEEYGKCGPNGICRINSNPICQCLDGFVPKSKGDWDVLIWSGGCKRRTPLDCKSGEGFLKLKNVKLPDLLDFRLSQSMTTRECERECLKDCSCFAFTDSNITSGGSGCLMWFGDLIDIQEYDDKYSEQDIYLRMPKSELDAIENQNKKRALLILVVPTVFGGILVLCFVICCTIRRRKKKRGMKKSNDDIELPLYQLEAVTLATKSFSFSNIIGEGGFGPVYKGRLETGVEIAVKRLSQTSRQGLGEFKNEVILISKLQHRNLVRLLGCCLDGNERMLIYEYMTNGSLDYFIFDQSRKKLLTWKKRFEIALGISRGLLYLHQDSRLRIIHRDLKASNVLLDDELNPKISDFGIAKSFRGDQTEGKTRTVIGTFGYMSPEYAFSGTYSVKSDVFSLGVLLLELVSGRRNRTLDHSDQHQSLLGHAWLLWTEDKALQLMDECLKESSVESQVLRCIQVALLCVQKHPEDRPTMAAVVIMLSNETVSLPQPKHPGFFLEGNYAGVSETSTEERLRTLNAVTITQLEGR; this is translated from the exons ATGCAGATGGAGTCCATCTCAAATTCGATGTTTTCTTACGTCCTGATTTCGTTTCTCATGATCCGATCCTGCAATGGAACCGATAGAATCAGCCAAAACCAAACCATGGCCGATGGTGAGACTCTGGTCTCCTCAGGTGGAACTTTTGTGCTGGGATTCTTTAAACCCCCAGGTTCCACTAACCGATATCTGGGAGTATGGTACAAAAGATCTCCTGAAACGATTGTGTGGGTTGCAAACAAGGTAAGTCCACTAACAGATTCAGATGGAGTTCTAACAATCCACAGTGATGGAAATCTTGTACTTCTCAATGGAACGAAAAGGATCATCTGGTCATCGAATTCTTCTTCGGCAGATGCTCAAATGAACTTGGTCGCAGAGCTCTTGGATTCTGGAAACCTTGTTCTCAAAAGACAAGATGATCTTAAAGCAGAAAGCTATGTATGGCAGAGCTTTGATTTCCTAACTGACACACTTCTTCCTGGAATGAGGAAAGGAATAAACTTGCGGACTGGCAAAACTTGGTACTTGACATCATGGAGGAATCAAAGTGACGCTTCTCCTGGAGAATTCACTTACAAACTCGACAACGTTGGGTTGCCTCAGTTTGTTCTTCGCAAGGGATCAGAGAAGAAGTTCCGCACTGGGCCGTGGAATGGAGAGCGATTTAGTGGTTCTGATGTGAGGAGCAGCAGTTTTATTGCGCCTATTTTTGTTTATAATGATACAGAAATATATTATACGTATGAAATGACGGATAGTTCAGTACTCTCGAGGGTAACGTTGAATGAGTCGGGCATGATTCAAGCCTATATGATGAATAAAGGAAGTTCTGATTGGATACTCATGTATAAGCTGCCCTATGATATGTGTGAAGAATATGGTAAGTGTGGTCCTAATGGCATTTGCAGGATCAATAGTAATCCAATTTGTCAGTGCTTGGACGGATTTGTTCCAAAGTCAAAAGGAGATTGGGATGTACTAATTTGGTCTGGTGGATGCAAGAGGAGAACCCCCTTGGATTGCAAGTCAGGAGAAGGCTTTTTAAAGCTTAAAAATGTTAAATTGCCAGACCTCTTGGACTTTCGGCTGAGTCAGAGCATGACCACTCGGGAATGCGAGAGAGAATGCCTGAAGGATTGTTCTTGTTTTGCTTTCACAGACTCTAATATTACCAGCGGAGGTAGTGGCTGTCTGATGTGGTTCGGTGACTTAATTGATATTCAAGAATATGATGACAAATATAGCGAGCAAGACATATATCTACGGATGCCAAAATCAGAATTAG ATGCAATCGAAAATCAGAACAAGAAAAGAGCATTGCTTATTCTAGTGGTTCCAACAGTTTTTGGAGGGATACTTGTCCTTTGCTTCGTCATATGCTGCACGATTcggagaaggaagaagaaaagag GTATGAAAAAGAGCAATGACGACATAGAGTTGCCATTGTATCAGTTGGAAGCTGTGACTTTGGCTACTAAGAGCTTCTCCTTCTCCAATATAATTGGAGAAGGTGGATTTGGACCTGTTTACAAG ggtcGATTGGAAACTGGAGTAGAAATAGCAGTGAAGCGACTCTCACAAACCTCTAGGCAAGGTCTGGGAGAGTTTAAGAATGAAGTTATTCTGATCTCCAAACTTCAACACCGAAATCTTGTGAGGCTTCTAGGCTGTTGTCTTGATGGAAATGAAAGGATGCTAATCTATGAATACATGACCAACGGGAGCTTGGACTATTTTATCTTCG ATCAGAGTAGAAAAAAGTTGCTTACTTGGAAAAAACGCTTTGAGATTGCCCTGGGAATATCAAGGGGACTTCTTTATCTTCACCAAGACTCCAGATTAAGAATTATCCACAGGGATCTCAAGGCTAGCAATGTTTTGCTAGATGATGAgttgaacccaaaaatttctGACTTCGGCATTGCTAAAAGTTTTCGAGGAGACCAGACAGAAGGCAAGACAAGGACGGTGATAGGAACATT TGGCTACATGTCCCCTGAATATGCATTTTCTGGGACATATTCAGTCAAATCTGATGTATTCAGTCTTGGTGTGCTCTTACTGGAGCTTGTGAGTGGCAGAAGGAATAGGACACTTGACCATTCAGATCAGCATCAGAGTCTTTTAGGGCAT GCATGGCTGTTGTGGACTGAAGATAAGGCCTTGCAGTTAATGGATGAGTGCTTGAAGGAATCATCTGTCGAATCCCAAGTGTTGAGATGCATTCAGGTGGCTTTATTGTGTGTTCAGAAACATCCAGAGGACAGGCCGACAATGGCAGCAGTCGTCATCATGTTAAGCAACGAGACTGTGTCATTACCTCAACCAAAGCATCCTGGTTTCTTCTTAGAAGGCAATTATGCAGGGGTGTCTGAGACATCAACTGAAGAAAGATTAAGAACTTTAAATGCAGTGACCATAACTCAACTGGAAGGAAGATAG